Below is a window of Niabella agricola DNA.
ACGTTATAATGCTTTGCGAGAATAGGCCTAATGTTCTTCCCTAAAAAACCTGAAGCTCCGGTAAGTAACAGATTCATTTCTCAGTGTTTATATTAGATGGAATTCATGATCTTTTTAAGGATCACTTCTTCGGAATAATTTTTTAGCGCGTAATCCCTTGCATTTTGCCCCATCTTTTTTAATTCCAACAACCGGCCCGAATCACATTTGTTAAAAAAATCTAACAGGCCGGGCGTATCGGAATGTTCAAAAGAATATCCGATTGCTGCTTCTTTGATCAGTAATCCAATTTCACTTTCTTTTTCTCCGATAAACAAGATCGGCTTACCAGCCATAAGTACATTGTAGGTTTTTGAAGGAACACCTAATCCATACATACCTTTTGCTAAAGTGATAATGGCGATATCAGAACTATTCAGAATTGTATTTTGATCATCTCTGCTGTAGGCATCCCCAAATTGGACGTTTGCTAATTGATGTTGATTTACATAACGGATCATGGCCGGTTTCATAGCGCCCGTTCCAATAAACTGGAACGCGAGATGGTCATTTTTTATTTTTCTAATGACTTCAAGAAGTTCCATCAATCCCTGGACCCGACCAAGGTTTCCGGCGTATTGAAATACTATTTTTCTCAATATTGGGCTATCTGCCCCGATCACCTCTTCTTTATTTCTGGGATGTATATTGGCTGCATCTCCCCAATTTTCAATAACCAGTAACTGTGGCTGATGTTTGTAAGGCGATACCTTTTCCTGTACTACCTGAAGCATATCTCGTCCCAATACGATCAATTTGTCGGCGCCGGCGTAAGCTCGGTCGAAAAGCCGTTTTAAGATCCTGTAATATAACGTTTCGGGGGAGCGGATCATTCCTGCAGGAATTGTGTTTTCGGGGAATACATCGTGGATCAGAATGATGAGCTTGAATTTTTTAATCTTTCTCAACAGTGCAACTAACAAAATAAAAGGTGCGGGATTGGTTACTGTAAATACGATGTCTCCTTTTTTTGTTTTTATCAGCGTGGTAATAAAAAAACGGAAGCTCAGTAAGATAAATCTAAGCATACGGAAAAAAGGCCGGTCCTTATTACCTTTAAAGCTACTTAACCGGTTTACCTGTATTTTGTTGTCAAGATAAAAATTTTTGTTGGATGGTGATTTTTTTTTGTCATAGACGGGCTCTCCGCAGATCACTTCTACCGAGTATTTTTCTGCGAGTTTGTTTGCAATTTTTGTGAGAATAAAGGATGTAGAAGTTTCCTCTGGAAAAAATAATTCAGAAATGATCCATAATTTTTTCATATCATGTTATTTGTTCCACACAACCCGATTGACATAGTCTGTATAGCTTATGATAATGCGCACTACTTTCTCTGATACGTTGGGCATGGAGTAGTCTGCTACATTTCTGAAATTTCTGTATGCTCCGGTATGTTGAGTCTGAAGCTGTGTTAAGCCCTGCATTACCCGCTCCGGCCGAAGCCCAACCATCATAACGGAGGCTTCTTCCATGGCCTCGGGCCGCTCGTGTGCCTCACGAATGTTAAGCGCCCTGAAATTCAAGATGGAAGATTCTTCAGAAATCGTGCCGGAATCCGATAATACCGCAAAGGAGTACTT
It encodes the following:
- a CDS encoding glycosyltransferase family 4 protein, whose amino-acid sequence is MKKLWIISELFFPEETSTSFILTKIANKLAEKYSVEVICGEPVYDKKKSPSNKNFYLDNKIQVNRLSSFKGNKDRPFFRMLRFILLSFRFFITTLIKTKKGDIVFTVTNPAPFILLVALLRKIKKFKLIILIHDVFPENTIPAGMIRSPETLYYRILKRLFDRAYAGADKLIVLGRDMLQVVQEKVSPYKHQPQLLVIENWGDAANIHPRNKEEVIGADSPILRKIVFQYAGNLGRVQGLMELLEVIRKIKNDHLAFQFIGTGAMKPAMIRYVNQHQLANVQFGDAYSRDDQNTILNSSDIAIITLAKGMYGLGVPSKTYNVLMAGKPILFIGEKESEIGLLIKEAAIGYSFEHSDTPGLLDFFNKCDSGRLLELKKMGQNARDYALKNYSEEVILKKIMNSI